CGCAGCTGCTTCCCTCCAGAATAAGCCACTAAGTTTAGCCGTAAGGGTGCCGGAAATAATTTTGGTAGAAATTGCGATACCGATCGTTGCAAAAACGTAACCCCAATCTCTACCTTGATTCAACAGAGTTAAATCAACATTTAGGCCAGCGACAGCAAAATAAATTGGAATGAAAACGATATTTGGGATATCTTCCATTCTCTCTGTCAATTTGACAACATAATGATCATCTCTAGGTACAACTAGACCAGCAATGAAGGCACCAAAAATAGGATGAACACCAATGATGTCTGTAAAGTAAGCAGAAATGAACATAATAAATAGAACGCACATTGTCGCCAGTGGAGAGGGTTTACTTCTGTCCAACTCATGAGTTCTTATCAAAACCCATCTTAGAAGATACTTTAgaggaaagaaataaatcaaaaacCATGCAAGCGTGATAAGCAGAATGTAAACAGTATTGACGGGACTTCCTTCTGAACTCGAAAGAATGATACTCAAAGCCAATAGAATCCACCCCAGTATATCGTTGGTGATACCTGCCGCGAGTACAACAATTCCTGTTCTATCCTTGATCAAACGcaattcattcaaaatacGACATAAAACGGGAAAAGCCGTAACAGCAATCGAGACTGCTATGAATACCATAAATACCGAAAACTTAACATGCCTTTGACCTTCTGTTTGGTTTGAATAAGCATGGAATAAAGGAATTGCTAATAAGCAACCGAAGCCGAACGGCACTGCCAAAGTGGTTATACCTATTGCGAGAGCTTTCTTTAAGTGCTTTTTAATAAATGCAATATCTACTTCTAAACCCAAAAAGAACatgaataatattattcCCAGATTCGCAACTAGATTCAACCCCGGAATCGATGATTGGGGAAATATCGTATCCGTATAGTTTGGAATTTGACCAAATACGGTGGGCCCCAGGATAATACCTGCTATAACTTCTGAAATAACCTTAGGTTGTCTCATCATCGAAAAGGGGATGTGAACTAAATTGCATACCAGTAATATAAGACATGCCTGGAAGAGAAATAATGTTAACGGCGAACTGGAGTTGTAGTGGAATGGATTTACACCGGACAAAACGCCTCCCACAGTGTTTGCCATTTGGTAGAATATAGATAATACAACTTCACTATAAGGATGGGCTGTTTGGTGCTACTTAATATGTTCCTTAGAAAAGGACGCGATGTAATATAAATGAactgtttttgtttttctccCTTCTACGTAAAGCTCAGCCACATTGAAGCGAGATGGAAACACAACGTATGCAATCCACTCCAAAGAAGTACACGACAAAAAAACATGCGATAACTATTATATTAAGATGCttgaatataaatatttgaagaatcaCCTGCGAGAGCCAACactaaaattcaaatcaacGCTTGTCATGCTGGTCAGATTCAAAGTGTTTTTCTATGCTCACgcaaaaattttctcttggTTATAGCTTTGTATAGTTCCTCGTCCTCAACCAGATTGCCGACTAACTCTTCTATGTTTTTAAAAAGCGTCATGAAAGCAAAGTGAGGTTCGTTCAAAGGGAACCTAAGAGGTGTATCGGGTGATATCCAGAACTCTGGACCCATCGCATATTCGTTAACGTCAGTAGCGTTTCTCAAATGCAGTTGGTGAATGTAGGACCAATCGGAAAAGCTAAGTTTGTAGTCTTTATCCGCCAGACATATGCgatgcaatttttttacagcTTTGAGTAGCTCTTGCAGATTCCTTAGGTTACAGATTCCAGAGCCTTCTGATTCGTATCCAGCGGAAGAAACATACTCTGGTGGAAGTATCCCTTTGGCACTGGATACTTTTGATAACATAGAGAGAGATCCTTGTGGGCTTGCTGGAGGGGATGTTACCCCAGAgtgattttcttcaggCGTTTCATCACTGTCCCCACGAATTTGACTCGACTGTGAGCTCGTCGACGTCTCCTCGGGGCCACCTTCACTTGTATCAGATgcttcaaatatttcacCAGTGTTCACCATAAAGGATAACGCTCTTTGGCGTCCATTAAAGACAATGGACCTAATCTTGTTATTAAATGAGTCACCGATCTTGATATCTAGAGAGGTAGATATGTCAAACAGTAGATCACCCACTGTGGATAATATAGCACCCATTAATGGCACAGCGCCCAAAGCCCAGATAACGAAGAATGCACGGCCTGCGCCAGTTTTGGGAGCATAATCACCGTATCCAATAGTCAACAAGCataagaaacaaaaataaatactaTTAAAATATGACCAATTCTCTGCGAACTTAAATACAAGGGCTCCCAATAACCAAAACCCCATAAATATTGCTACTGTCATTGACAGCGAAAACCAATGCTGCTTCCTCGATGCTGTTCTGCGAACGTGtttcatcaaatcaaaCGCTTCCCTTTCagatgaaattttatcGCCATCCATATAATGTTTCCAAGCTTTCGTCCTTCCATTTTCAACTctgtgaaaaaagaaaataggTCCAGAcgatttttgaatgatggATCTTGTCATAAACACTATCAAACCCATTAAGACAACTCCCGATAGCGAAAAGATCAAAACCATGATTTTAGCACCAACTGATTTAGGTAAGATGTCACCTAGTCCTATAGTCAATAATGATACCGTACAGAAATAAAGTGCATTCCCGTACGTGATGTGTAACAGAGCGCTAAACATGCCTGCGCCCCAAATCAACCATATAGACAGTAGTACAGTGAATGCCATGATACTTCTCTCATTGGGTAAAAGATTGAATGTTGGAGgatatttttgtaatttATAACCAATAAAATGTGTTGTCAAAATGATAGTGCATACGAGATATAGACCGGAACTGATGCAGGCAAACCAGAACCCGATGGTTTTGCTGTAACTATTGGGCATGTCAACCAAAGAACAAACAACCACGTCCACCAAAAGCATCCCACCAGCTAGTGTCCAACCAGTGATGTTAATTAACTGAGACTTAAGGTACGTCAGTTTTTTGCTAAAATGAAGCATCAGGACAATATTCGACGTAAAACCCAATATTAGAGACACAATATTGACGGCAAAAACACCGGGAGGGTCAAAAACAGTTTTTACTTGATTCATCAAGGCGTCAGTATCGTTACTGTGCGGGTTCATCACCACTGAGTTGTTCCTGACGGATCTCCATTTTTCTACCACACAGGCTATTGAGATGGTATTAGCCACGGGACCCAAACAGGCAGTTATTACGGGGAAATAGCACGAGACCACAAACCAAAAGACGAAtaaggatgaagaaggctCTGCATTAATGATGCTAACTCTTTCATCTCGAAATCGCAGCGCGTCCTTTAGCTCGTCCGCAACAGCATCCCCAGTGCCTTTCACTTTGGGCTTCGGATGTGGTTTAACAGCTCGAGCTGAGTTCTCTTGACTCACTCTCTCCATACTACCATATTCCTGTCTCTTTATGACGAAGCTATCCATCAacattattttatttaccAAAACAACTGGAATAACATATAAATGATGCCTTGTTATACAGCTAGAAAAGGGCGAAGACACCAGCTCACGATCTACGGAGACGCGGCTAATTTTGATGGAGAAAGGAACATGAGACAAGATGATTCATGGGATATTCGATGAGTTAAGTGATGTCGAGCCTTCTATTGATCGTTTTTAGTACAGTTTCATTATATGTATACGTATTCACTGTCTTGAATAACGAAAAAAACCAGCCAATTGCAATAAAACGCAGATTATTTCCCTCCCATTATGATAGCGCCGCTCAGAGCACGTTAGGGTAACAAGACGCGAATGCGAAAAACTCCCAAAAAACTCAAAACAAACTAAAATGACAACATTAAGATGATACTGATGAGGGAGAATCCAGCTTTAAGGCCATTCAGCGATTTTGATCCTGCTGTTTAGGCTTCTTTTACAGAAAGTCTAtaattatttatatttcaaaatacttgataaacttttttttacggCTTTAGATCACTTCCTGCTCCTCCTAGTTATTTTTTGCCATCCATAATTATACTCAATTTCCGAGTATCACGTTAATTTGATTTCTCGATTTCCAGAATCTAGAGACAGCAGATGTCGTCAAATAATGAACTTTTGTTGCATTTAGTATCCCAATTAAATGCGCAACAGCGAGCGGCGGCACTCTTTGACTGTACAAAAGGTCTACAAGTTATAGCCGGCCCCGGTACAGGGAAGACTAAAGTTTTAACTTCTAGAGTAGCCTATCTTATTCTGCACCACCACATCGCTCCTCGTGATATTATAGTGACCACTTTTACCAACAAAGCTGCTAACGAGATGAAAGAGCGTCTGCAGGAAATGTTACGCGATACAGATGTCAATGCGTCGGAGCTTCTAATTGGCACTTTCCATAGTATCTGCCTGAAGATACTGTATAGGTTTGGACACTTGGTAGACCTACAGAAGGAGTGGAGAatcattgatgaaaaggaaatagaTATAATTTTGGATGATATGATAGAAAAAGTTCCCGATCAAATAAGAGACTATGCCTCCTCCATCACGAGGAAAGTAAATTTATGTATGCCGAAGAAGAATGGTGATGAATGGAGCATTCATCCAAAACTTATtaagaaacaaatttcaagaCTCAAATCAAATGCAATACTACCTGAAGAATACATTCTAGACTCGAACCATGACGCTGCATTGGCCTATTTTTACCAAATCTATCAATCAGAACTGAGCAAGAAGAATACTTTAGACTTTGATGACTTGTTGATGTACACGTTCCGTTTGCTGACTAGAGAGCGTGTTTTATCAAACATAAAGCATGTTTTGgttgatgaatttcaaGACACTAATGGTATCCAATTAGACTTAATGTTTCTTTTCGCAAAAGGAAACCATCATCTTTCGAGAGGTATGACCATTGTGGGTGATCCCGATCAAAGCATATATGCCTTCCGAAACGCTCTGGCCCATAATTTCTTAGAAATGGGTAGGAAGTGCCCCATCGAGTATTCAACTATTGTACTCGTAGAAAATTATCGTTCCTCCCAGAAGATTTTAAACACAAGTGAAATCTTGATAACGCAACAGAACAAAGGCCGTCAGAATAGGGCTCCACTTCGTGCCCAATTCGATCTGGATTTCCCACCAGTCTATACGAATTTTCCCGCTTATTTTTTGGAGGCACCTTCCTTAGTTCGAGAACTACTATATCTGAAGGCCTTACCAAACTTGTTTACGTTTAATGACTTTGCGATTCTAGTAAGGCAACGAAGGCAAATTAAGAGAATCGAAAGTGCATTAATAGAACACCGAATACCCTATAAGATCATAAGAGGTCACACCTTTTGGgattcaaaagaaacaagagCCATGTTGAATTTGCTAAAACTGATATTTTCTCCCAACGATAAACACGCAATTTTGGCTTCACTTTTGTACCCAGCAAGAGGCCTCGGTCCTACTACTGGTGAAAAGATCAAAAGCGCCTTAGATACACTGGCCACGGAGGTGTCATGTTTTCGAATATTAAAAGACATCagtgataaaaaaataatgctGGATATACCGACAAAGGGTCGTTCTGTTATAGCAGATTTCATTTCAATGATTGAAACCTGTCAGTTGCTGTTAAAAGGTACTCTATTAGGGGGTCTCACTGATCTATTTGATAAACTGTATGAATTGTCAGGTTTGAAGTACGAATACTTATACAAGgatggtaaaaaaaaaacggcacaacttgaaaaatccGAGCCTAATTTATTGAATGTGAGGCATAAGAATATTGagcttttgaagaattatttCTTAGCTCTTCTTAACAAGTCAAAATCCTCAcataaggaaaaaagtgaaagtAGGAATGAAACAACAGATGGTGACGACCCAGTAGACGATAAAGGTATTAGTCCAAAGGAATATCTCcgtaattttttcaactcaCTGTCTCTTCACTCGGATGCtgctgatgaagaagagtcGAAGTCCAATAAAAGTGCCAGGGCGAatcgtgaaaaaaatggcttTGTCACAATATCTACAATCCACGGCGCTAAAGGCCTTGAATGGCCAGTAGTTTTTATTCCTGGATGCGAAGAAGGGATCATTCCTTGCGTGTTCAACGACGATAAAAAAGACGAATCGGAAGAAGACGAGGAGGAGGACTCAGacaatattaaaaaaagtacGAGCCCAAAAAAGAGTAGAGTTTTATCTGTGGAGGATTCTATAGATGAAGAGAGGAGAATGTTTTTCGTCGCACAAACCCGTGCCAAATATCTTTTGTACTTGTCAAACACTACAACAGTAGAGGATGTCGATAGGCCACGCATAGCAAGCCGGTTTCTGACTACCGATTTAGTAAAAGCCATGTCCGATAgtcaaaaattatttgagAGTACAGATAGTATCGAAAAGTTATATCgtattttgaacaaaaaacCACCGGCCCAAGAtaatgatttcttttccctcGATCAGTTACGCAAAGACTATGACCAATTCATTGGGAACAGAAGGGAAAGAATGATTTGGCAAGGAATACAAATGAATGATATCTATGGGATACAATTGTCTAGAAATAAACTATCAGCCTCTGTGAACGATTTCACATCAGCTGCAGACCAGTTGCGGCTAGAAATGGACAACTCTATGTCGCCACAAAGGAAACTTAATCCAAGACCATCACCTAGCAGATCCAGTGGAAATTACGCTCCGAGAAATAAACTTAAGAGTCCAGAAAAAAGATACGCTCCAGAAACTATATCATATGTTTCTCCAGTCAAGAAGAGGTTATACGCACCTCGATACGATATAACGAACGGCGTGCCTAGTCGGCAAGAGTTTCATTCTGCTACTGGGAAGAACATTAcctatttgaaaagagagaacGGGTCAATTACAGACATCTCTCCAAAATCATCAACAAGATCGCTAAGAGGAGCATCACCAAGTAGAACGAGCTATATTTCAGATGATGGACAATCACCGACAAGGcccttgaagaaaaaaatcgcTAGTAATGTTCATGTTCCAATTGCAGGCGTTTTTAGAGTGGAATCCCATCCGAATAATAACGAACAGTGCACAAGATACTTCGATAAATCAGGCCATTCGCTTACCTCAAGCGGATCTTTCAACGTCTCCAGCAGAAGTAGTAACTTCGATCAGTCAAAAAACCTGATACAAGATATCAGGAACGAATTGGATTTATCCGATGATGAGTTGTTGAACGATATATCAATAGAGAGGAGAAGAGAGATTATACATTCACAAATCacaaagaaaggaaagtCAAGATCTCGTGTTAGAAAATCCAAAGCAGGCGGCGAAATAAAGATTGAGGAAGTGATAGATTCAAAGAGTGAGTTTGAGGAGGATGATAGCAGAAACACAACTGCAGCCGAGTTATTACATAATCCAGATGACACCAGAGTAGACAACCGTCCAATTATCTCGAACGCTAAATTTCTGGCCGATGCAGCAATGAAAAAGACGCAGAAACTTTCTAAAAAGGTTAAAGATGAACCTGCATCAAGTCAAATGGATATATTTTCTCAGCTGACGCgagcaaaaaagaaatcgaaattgaataatggTGAAATTATAGTTATCGATTAATTGGATTTTCAGATCAGACTACATTGACAATCAGTGGTGGttcatgaaatttttatttagaaACTACGTAGgagttattttttgtttttgttgtaTTGGtaatttttgtatttgaaaCAAGAGGAAATGTGGATGATTCGCAACTATAGTTTAAGGAATAGTCTTCTTCTGaataagaaatttgataCAACAGCGATAAATGAGCAATATGCTAATAAAACGAAAAGTGAAACAATGGGAGAAGCATCTATTGTAACCAT
Above is a window of Saccharomyces kudriavzevii IFO 1802 strain IFO1802 genome assembly, chromosome: 10 DNA encoding:
- the TOK1 gene encoding Tok1p (similar to Saccharomyces cerevisiae TOK1 (YJL093C); ancestral locus Anc_1.273), whose product is MLMDSFVIKRQEYGSMERVSQENSARAVKPHPKPKVKGTGDAVADELKDALRFRDERVSIINAEPSSSLFVFWFVVSCYFPVITACLGPVANTISIACVVEKWRSVRNNSVVMNPHSNDTDALMNQVKTVFDPPGVFAVNIVSLILGFTSNIVLMLHFSKKLTYLKSQLINITGWTLAGGMLLVDVVVCSLVDMPNSYSKTIGFWFACISSGLYLVCTIILTTHFIGYKLQKYPPTFNLLPNERSIMAFTVLLSIWLIWGAGMFSALLHITYGNALYFCTVSLLTIGLGDILPKSVGAKIMVLIFSLSGVVLMGLIVFMTRSIIQKSSGPIFFFHRVENGRTKAWKHYMDGDKISSEREAFDLMKHVRRTASRKQHWFSLSMTVAIFMGFWLLGALVFKFAENWSYFNSIYFCFLCLLTIGYGDYAPKTGAGRAFFVIWALGAVPLMGAILSTVGDLLFDISTSLDIKIGDSFNNKIRSIVFNGRQRALSFMVNTGEIFEASDTSEGGPEETSTSSQSSQIRGDSDETPEENHSGVTSPPASPQGSLSMLSKVSSAKGILPPEYVSSAGYESEGSGICNLRNLQELLKAVKKLHRICLADKDYKLSFSDWSYIHQLHLRNATDVNEYAMGPEFWISPDTPLRFPLNEPHFAFMTLFKNIEELVGNLVEDEELYKAITKRKFLREHRKTL
- the SRS2 gene encoding DNA helicase SRS2 (similar to Saccharomyces cerevisiae SRS2 (YJL092W); ancestral locus Anc_1.274) → MSSNNELLLHLVSQLNAQQRAAALFDCTKGLQVIAGPGTGKTKVLTSRVAYLILHHHIAPRDIIVTTFTNKAANEMKERLQEMLRDTDVNASELLIGTFHSICLKILYRFGHLVDLQKEWRIIDEKEIDIILDDMIEKVPDQIRDYASSITRKVNLCMPKKNGDEWSIHPKLIKKQISRLKSNAILPEEYILDSNHDAALAYFYQIYQSELSKKNTLDFDDLLMYTFRLLTRERVLSNIKHVLVDEFQDTNGIQLDLMFLFAKGNHHLSRGMTIVGDPDQSIYAFRNALAHNFLEMGRKCPIEYSTIVLVENYRSSQKILNTSEILITQQNKGRQNRAPLRAQFDLDFPPVYTNFPAYFLEAPSLVRELLYLKALPNLFTFNDFAILVRQRRQIKRIESALIEHRIPYKIIRGHTFWDSKETRAMLNLLKLIFSPNDKHAILASLLYPARGLGPTTGEKIKSALDTLATEVSCFRILKDISDKKIMLDIPTKGRSVIADFISMIETCQLLLKGTLLGGLTDLFDKLYELSGLKYEYLYKDGKKKTAQLEKSEPNLLNVRHKNIELLKNYFLALLNKSKSSHKEKSESRNETTDGDDPVDDKGISPKEYLRNFFNSLSLHSDAADEEESKSNKSARANREKNGFVTISTIHGAKGLEWPVVFIPGCEEGIIPCVFNDDKKDESEEDEEEDSDNIKKSTSPKKSRVLSVEDSIDEERRMFFVAQTRAKYLLYLSNTTTVEDVDRPRIASRFLTTDLVKAMSDSQKLFESTDSIEKLYRILNKKPPAQDNDFFSLDQLRKDYDQFIGNRRERMIWQGIQMNDIYGIQLSRNKLSASVNDFTSAADQLRLEMDNSMSPQRKLNPRPSPSRSSGNYAPRNKLKSPEKRYAPETISYVSPVKKRLYAPRYDITNGVPSRQEFHSATGKNITYLKRENGSITDISPKSSTRSLRGASPSRTSYISDDGQSPTRPLKKKIASNVHVPIAGVFRVESHPNNNEQCTRYFDKSGHSLTSSGSFNVSSRSSNFDQSKNLIQDIRNELDLSDDELLNDISIERRREIIHSQITKKGKSRSRVRKSKAGGEIKIEEVIDSKSEFEEDDSRNTTAAELLHNPDDTRVDNRPIISNAKFLADAAMKKTQKLSKKVKDEPASSQMDIFSQLTRAKKKSKLNNGEIIVID